The Candidatus Methylomirabilis sp. DNA segment TCCGTCGAAGCATGCTTCCACCTCCTGCGTGCTCGCCGGGCAATCCCGGCGGCGTCCATCAGGTGACCTTGGCCAGCTTGAAGCTCGTGAGGACCTGCTCGAAGGTCCTGAGGTCCTTGGCGAAGTAGTGCCGCTCCGCCGCCGTGTAGCGGATGCCGTAGAAGGCGTTGCCCGCCAGCAGTCCGTGGAGGACGCTCCGGAAGCGGAGGCCGTCCTTGTTCTTGTGGGTGTAGACGAGGCGGAACCCCCGATGCCCGCCGACCTGAACGGGCCGGTTCTCCTTCACCTGGAGGTCGAGCACGCTCTGGGAGGAGGCGATGTTGTCCAGGATGACCTCGGCGACCGCTTGCGGCAGCATGCCTCTCGCGAAGGTCTTCTTCGTATTCTTCAGCGGCTCATCCACCCGGACCCGCTCGATCAGGATGTACTGCAGGAGCAGGCCGTCTCGCGTGATGAGCAGGTCCTCTTCCGTGTTGAGGCGCATCCAGCCCTTCGGGAGCTCGACGGAGAAGTGCTCCGCCTCCGACGCGTACGGGCCGCCCGTGGGGTGCCACGGCAGGCTGACACAGCCGCCGAGGGCAAGCCCGACGGCCAGGAGGAGCAGCCCTCTCGGAAACCCCCTGGTCATTTGCATAGCCGGATGTACTCCTCCACGTATGCCCGGTCGGCCGCCTGCGGGGAGAGCGAGAGGTACGCCTCCAGGGACCGCCTGG contains these protein-coding regions:
- a CDS encoding PsbP-related protein, which produces MTRGFPRGLLLLAVGLALGGCVSLPWHPTGGPYASEAEHFSVELPKGWMRLNTEEDLLITRDGLLLQYILIERVRVDEPLKNTKKTFARGMLPQAVAEVILDNIASSQSVLDLQVKENRPVQVGGHRGFRLVYTHKNKDGLRFRSVLHGLLAGNAFYGIRYTAAERHYFAKDLRTFEQVLTSFKLAKVT